The Paenibacillus thermoaerophilus DNA segment CGGAGGCGGGGCGGCGGATAAAGCGCAAAGCGAATATGCGGCCGAAGTCGTGCGTCTCGTAAACGTCGAACGCAGCAAAGCCGGCCTGCCCGCGCTTGCGTCGAACAACGCCAAGCTGAATCAGGTTGCGCTTGACAAAGCGAAAGACATGTACCACAACAATTACTTCAGCCATACGTCTCCGACGTACGGTTCTCCGTTCGACATGATGCGTTCTTACGGCATTAAATTCACTTACGCCGGGGAAAATATCGCCAAAGGCCAACGCACGCCGCAAGAAGTCATGAACGCTTGGATGAACAGCCCGGGTCACCGCGCGAACATCCTGAACAGCAACTTTACGACGATCGGCGTCGCTTATTACAACGGCGTGTGGGTTCAGGAATTCATTAAGTAATTTGTCCAATCCGGATCGTTTTATT contains these protein-coding regions:
- a CDS encoding CAP domain-containing protein, with amino-acid sequence MLNRKWSKSLIVAGTLVVASALAVQPASAATYTVKKGDTLYQIAQKYGIDLNKLLGTNGQLADCNVIWEGLKIYIPNVGTKNPGTTAPAKPDNGATTPAKPAKPSNPGTTTPAKPDNGATGGNTSGGGAADKAQSEYAAEVVRLVNVERSKAGLPALASNNAKLNQVALDKAKDMYHNNYFSHTSPTYGSPFDMMRSYGIKFTYAGENIAKGQRTPQEVMNAWMNSPGHRANILNSNFTTIGVAYYNGVWVQEFIK